The nucleotide sequence CGAGGGCCTGGCCGTGGCGCAGCCAGCCCCATGCGTCTCGCGCAGGATCATCGGCGATCAGCACCGCGTTCAGGAAGTCCGGCTGGTCGGTGACGCCCCACGGCGCCGTCTCGAACACCGGCGAGGCGACGACGAGCGCCGGCCCCAGATCGGCGACGACGGCGCGCAGGTGGCCGATCCGGTCACCCAGGTTCGAGCCGAGGGAGAGCACCGCGCGGGTCACGCCCGGCTCCGGTGCAGCACGACCGCGACGTCGTCGAAGGTCAGCGGGATCGGGGCGGACGGCTTGTGCAGGGTCACCTCGATCGCGCGGATGCGCTCGTCGGAGTCGAGGACGGAGTCGGCGACCGCACCCGCGACCGACTCGATCAGGTTCCGCGGTGGCCCGCCGACGACCGCCGCGGCCAGCTGCGCGAGCGCACCGTAGTCGAGGGTGTCGGCGAGATCGTCGGATGCCGCCGCGGCCGCCAGATCGGCGTGCACGACGAGATCGACGACGAACTCCTGGCCGTCGCGACGCTCGTGCTCGAAGACCCCGTGCCTGCCGTACACCCGCAGCCCGCGCAGCTCGATCCGGTCACTCACCGCCCGGCCCCCGGGACGACTCCGGCGCGGGCCGGGCCCTGGTCGCACCCAGCCGGCAGGCGGCGCTGACCGCTACCGCGTCCATCGTGGACTCGACGTCGTGCACCCGGACACCCCAGGCGCCGGCGTTCGCGGCGATCGCGCTGATCGCGGCGGTGGCCACCTCGCGCCCGGCGGGCGGGCGGAGCGTGCCGTCGTCGTCGGCGAGCAGCTCGCCGAGGAACCGTTTGCGCGACGCCCCGACGAGCACCGGGAACCCCAGCCCGATCAGTACGTCGAGCCTGCGCAGCAGCGCCCAGTTGTGTGCGGCCGTCTTCGCGAAGCCCAGGCCGGGATCGAGCACGATCCGGCCGGGATCCACCCCGGCCATCACCGCGTGGTCCACCCGGGCGACGAGCTCGTGGCGGACCTCGCCGATGACGTCCTCGTACCCGGCGAGCTGCTGCATCGTGGAGCTGTGCCCTCGCCAGTGCATGAGCACCCACGGCACCCTGGCCTCGGCGACCACTGCGGCCATCCGCGGGTCGGCGAGGCCGCCCGAGACGTCGTTCACCATGGCGGCGCCGGCCTCGACGCAGGAGGCGGCGACCTCGGAG is from Pseudonocardia autotrophica and encodes:
- the folB gene encoding dihydroneopterin aldolase encodes the protein MSDRIELRGLRVYGRHGVFEHERRDGQEFVVDLVVHADLAAAAASDDLADTLDYGALAQLAAAVVGGPPRNLIESVAGAVADSVLDSDERIRAIEVTLHKPSAPIPLTFDDVAVVLHRSRA
- the folP gene encoding dihydropteroate synthase, yielding MVAPDGALPDLGRCAVMGVLNVTPDSFSDGGRYLSRSHAVEHGVAMRDAGADLVDVGGESTRPGAQRVDAATERDRVLPVIRELVEAGVRVSVDTTRSEVAASCVEAGAAMVNDVSGGLADPRMAAVVAEARVPWVLMHWRGHSSTMQQLAGYEDVIGEVRHELVARVDHAVMAGVDPGRIVLDPGLGFAKTAAHNWALLRRLDVLIGLGFPVLVGASRKRFLGELLADDDGTLRPPAGREVATAAISAIAANAGAWGVRVHDVESTMDAVAVSAACRLGATRARPAPESSRGPGGE